In a genomic window of Dyadobacter fermentans DSM 18053:
- a CDS encoding SusC/RagA family TonB-linked outer membrane protein: MKKKIRDLFLLGFLCLGVMQSLLAQTSTVKGKITDDKGESIPGASITVKGTQQGTLADADGVYSIDVAGNATLVFSFLGYLKEEVNVANRSTVDVSLKTDTKALEEVVVVGYGTQRKIETTGSIASVKAADLVQTPVANVAQGLQSRIAGVQINQNTGSPGGNVSVRIRGTNSINGSSEPLYVVDGIQISNGGGINDVSPLSTINPNDIESVEVLKDASASAIYGARAANGVILITTKRGKSGATRVTYDGYYGTQKVNKTLKVLDAAQFAQVENEVFKNNYYPDPASLGKGVDWQDVIFRRAPIQNHQLSINGGNEKTQLALSLNYFDQEGTLRGSAFTRYSFRLNLDHQISKSIKVGTSILSSHSIADGIQTGSTDIGNAGAVTQTVLGAAIGAPPTLQPYRPDGSIFPFGEQAGGQYREVVNPLNFTEVLNKRAIKRILANVYADFSLFKGLTYRASFNIDQKGELYDFYSPRSIVNKSDLTDNSGTGEKENVNGLALLHESILTYSTTFAKIHSFKATAVFGTQLDQNNWNKMNATGFPNDATQNEAMQLALTRNVSSFRSSQRLDSYMARVNYGFKDKFFLDLTARVDGSSKFGANHKYGVFPAVSAAYRLIEEPFMKDITWLSDLKLRGSYGITGNAGGIDPYQSLATVAANGSNYMINHGYVTGIDPTRIANPDLRWERSQQTNFGVDVSLLNNRISVIADVYHKKTNDLLYVKTLPLSSGYGTITGNYAGLQNKGLELAVNARVLDGALKWDVSANTTINRNKVLGLDGGVTSERFITTYTLLKVGEPLGVFKTYVFDGINQTGETILPGYDGRVGGHKVKDVNGDGQITSADQMITGNPNPKFIYGFSTNLSYKGFDLAAFLSGSQGNDIYNASRLSFENPLGQRNLLAGVADRWSPTNPSNQYVSGFQGGRLPITNYVVEDGSYLRCKNITLGYTIPRFKGVQGIRVYVSANNLFTITNYSGFDPEVNTYAGSNTAIGIDNFVYPQAKSFLGGIQVSF, translated from the coding sequence ATGAAGAAAAAGATACGTGACTTGTTCCTGCTCGGCTTCCTGTGCCTGGGCGTCATGCAGTCGCTGCTTGCGCAGACGAGCACCGTGAAAGGCAAGATAACCGACGACAAAGGCGAATCGATCCCCGGCGCGAGCATTACCGTGAAAGGCACCCAGCAAGGCACATTGGCCGACGCCGACGGTGTGTATTCCATCGACGTGGCGGGCAATGCAACCCTGGTGTTTTCTTTCCTCGGATATTTAAAAGAAGAAGTGAACGTCGCCAACCGCTCCACCGTGGATGTTTCATTGAAAACCGACACCAAAGCACTTGAAGAAGTGGTGGTGGTAGGGTACGGAACCCAGCGGAAGATCGAAACGACTGGCTCCATTGCCTCCGTGAAAGCGGCCGATCTGGTGCAGACGCCCGTTGCCAACGTGGCGCAGGGCCTTCAATCGCGAATCGCCGGTGTGCAAATCAACCAGAACACCGGTTCTCCGGGCGGGAACGTGAGCGTGCGTATACGAGGTACAAACTCTATAAACGGCTCATCCGAACCGCTTTACGTGGTGGATGGAATCCAGATCTCGAATGGCGGCGGCATCAACGACGTGAGCCCGCTTTCGACGATCAACCCGAATGATATCGAATCGGTGGAAGTATTGAAAGATGCCTCTGCATCAGCCATTTACGGCGCCCGCGCTGCCAACGGTGTGATCCTCATCACCACCAAACGTGGTAAAAGCGGCGCTACCCGTGTCACCTATGACGGCTATTACGGCACCCAGAAAGTAAACAAAACGCTGAAAGTGCTCGATGCGGCCCAGTTTGCACAAGTTGAAAATGAGGTATTTAAAAACAATTACTACCCTGATCCCGCTTCCTTGGGCAAAGGTGTCGACTGGCAGGATGTAATTTTCCGCCGTGCACCGATCCAAAACCATCAATTGTCGATCAATGGCGGTAACGAAAAAACGCAACTCGCGCTATCGCTCAACTATTTCGACCAGGAAGGCACGCTCCGCGGATCGGCTTTCACGCGCTATTCTTTCCGGCTCAATCTCGACCATCAGATCAGCAAGAGCATTAAAGTGGGAACAAGTATTCTGAGCAGCCATTCGATAGCGGACGGCATCCAGACCGGCAGCACCGATATCGGTAATGCAGGTGCCGTAACGCAAACCGTGCTCGGCGCAGCCATTGGCGCGCCCCCTACCCTGCAACCCTACCGTCCCGACGGCTCCATTTTCCCCTTCGGCGAGCAGGCGGGCGGGCAATACCGTGAGGTGGTAAACCCGCTCAATTTTACCGAAGTACTGAACAAAAGGGCGATCAAACGCATCCTGGCAAATGTTTACGCCGATTTCAGCCTGTTCAAGGGCCTGACTTACCGAGCCTCGTTCAACATTGACCAGAAAGGCGAGCTGTACGATTTCTATTCGCCCCGCTCGATCGTCAACAAAAGCGACCTGACCGACAATTCCGGAACGGGTGAAAAGGAGAATGTCAACGGGCTTGCACTGTTGCACGAAAGCATCCTTACTTACAGCACCACATTCGCCAAAATCCATTCCTTCAAAGCCACTGCGGTATTCGGCACCCAGCTCGATCAGAACAACTGGAACAAAATGAATGCTACCGGCTTCCCTAACGACGCCACACAAAATGAAGCCATGCAGCTGGCATTAACCCGCAATGTAAGCAGCTTTCGAAGCAGTCAACGCCTGGATTCTTACATGGCCCGTGTGAATTACGGCTTCAAAGACAAGTTCTTCCTGGATCTCACGGCACGCGTGGACGGATCGAGCAAGTTTGGTGCAAACCACAAATACGGCGTTTTCCCGGCGGTTTCGGCTGCCTACCGCCTCATCGAGGAGCCGTTTATGAAGGACATTACCTGGCTTTCGGACCTGAAACTCCGGGGAAGCTACGGTATCACCGGTAATGCCGGCGGTATCGACCCTTACCAGTCCCTGGCCACCGTGGCGGCAAACGGCAGCAACTACATGATCAACCACGGCTACGTGACAGGCATTGACCCTACCCGCATCGCCAACCCCGATCTTCGCTGGGAGCGTTCGCAGCAGACCAACTTCGGGGTAGACGTGAGTTTGCTCAACAACCGGATCAGCGTCATTGCGGATGTTTATCATAAAAAAACCAATGACCTGTTGTATGTCAAAACGCTGCCGCTGAGCTCCGGCTACGGTACCATCACGGGTAACTATGCCGGCTTGCAGAACAAAGGGCTGGAACTTGCCGTGAATGCACGCGTGCTCGACGGCGCATTGAAATGGGACGTATCGGCCAACACCACCATTAACCGCAACAAAGTACTCGGCCTCGACGGCGGCGTGACCAGCGAACGCTTCATCACCACTTACACGCTGTTGAAAGTCGGTGAGCCGCTGGGTGTTTTCAAAACTTATGTGTTCGACGGCATTAACCAAACGGGCGAAACCATTCTGCCAGGCTACGACGGCCGCGTAGGTGGCCACAAGGTGAAGGATGTCAACGGCGACGGCCAGATCACTTCAGCCGACCAGATGATTACCGGCAATCCAAACCCGAAATTCATTTACGGCTTCTCGACCAATCTTTCGTACAAAGGATTTGACCTCGCCGCATTCCTGTCGGGCTCGCAGGGCAATGACATTTACAATGCCAGCCGCCTTTCATTCGAAAATCCCCTGGGACAGCGCAACCTGCTCGCGGGCGTGGCGGACCGTTGGTCGCCGACCAACCCCAGCAACCAGTATGTGAGCGGATTCCAGGGTGGCCGCCTGCCTATTACCAACTATGTAGTGGAAGATGGCTCTTATTTGCGCTGTAAAAACATCACGTTGGGTTACACCATTCCGCGCTTCAAAGGCGTGCAGGGCATCCGCGTGTACGTGAGCGCAAACAACCTGTTCACCATCACGAATTACAGCGGTTTTGACCCCGAAGTGAACACCTATGCCGGCTCTAACACAGCCATCGGCATCGACAACTTCGTGTATCCGCAGGCGAAATCGTTCCTGGGCGGTATCCAGGTTTCATTTTAA
- a CDS encoding LacI family DNA-binding transcriptional regulator, with protein MIECVKCAQVDGIMKAGYVRGKQRYLCKWCNYYFTHAEKDDSIESLVKRKRHQTTIIDIAKSLGVSNSTVSRALHGHADISPETRQAVLDKAAQLDYQPNQLAYSLVKSKTNTIGMIVPEFQNQFFPNVIIGAHEVLTEAGYNLTIMQSNESYQVEISNTKAMLANRIDGLLISLTQETNNFDHLSVFAKRGIPLIQFNRVCDQIDVPKVVVNDFEASFRAVEHLILNGYERIAHLGGPLTLQVSQERLRGYRAAMEKYGKPIDDHMIIQGMLTQQKARIYGQYLLDLANRPDAIFAVNDSSAIEIMLMAREKGISIPDELGVVGFSDNAESAYIGPGLTTVRQPTMQIGRTTAEWILQLVDAEEAIVNEKRVLSTELVVRGSSQRCR; from the coding sequence ATGATCGAGTGCGTGAAGTGTGCGCAGGTGGACGGCATTATGAAAGCGGGTTATGTGAGAGGCAAGCAGCGCTACCTGTGCAAATGGTGTAACTATTATTTCACCCATGCCGAAAAGGACGACTCCATTGAATCGCTCGTGAAGCGGAAGCGGCATCAGACGACCATTATCGATATTGCGAAGTCGCTGGGCGTATCCAACTCGACCGTTTCGCGGGCATTGCACGGCCATGCGGACATCAGTCCCGAAACCCGCCAGGCGGTGCTCGATAAAGCCGCTCAGCTGGATTACCAGCCTAACCAGCTCGCTTACAGCCTGGTTAAGAGCAAGACCAACACTATTGGAATGATCGTTCCGGAATTCCAGAACCAGTTCTTTCCCAATGTGATCATCGGAGCGCACGAGGTGCTGACGGAGGCCGGGTATAACCTCACGATCATGCAGAGTAATGAGTCATACCAGGTCGAGATATCGAACACAAAGGCCATGCTCGCCAACCGCATCGACGGCCTGCTGATTTCGCTTACACAGGAAACCAACAACTTCGACCACCTGAGCGTGTTCGCCAAGCGCGGCATTCCACTGATCCAGTTCAACCGTGTATGCGATCAGATCGACGTGCCGAAAGTGGTCGTGAATGATTTCGAAGCGTCGTTCCGGGCGGTAGAACACCTCATTCTGAATGGCTACGAACGCATTGCGCATTTGGGCGGTCCGCTCACTTTACAGGTAAGTCAGGAGCGCCTCCGCGGATACCGTGCGGCGATGGAGAAATACGGCAAGCCGATCGACGATCACATGATCATCCAGGGCATGCTCACGCAGCAGAAAGCGCGCATTTACGGCCAATACCTCCTCGACCTTGCCAACCGCCCCGACGCGATCTTTGCCGTAAACGACTCGTCGGCCATCGAAATCATGCTTATGGCCCGGGAAAAGGGTATATCCATTCCCGACGAACTCGGGGTGGTCGGTTTCAGCGACAATGCAGAATCGGCGTACATCGGCCCGGGCCTCACCACCGTTCGCCAGCCAACCATGCAAATCGGCCGCACCACCGCCGAATGGATCTTGCAGCTCGTCGATGCCGAAGAGGCGATCGTGAACGAAAAGCGGGTTCTGAGTACAGAGCTGGTCGTACGCGGGTCGTCGCAGCGGTGCAGGTAA
- a CDS encoding Txe/YoeB family addiction module toxin: protein MLSWHPHAWEDYVEWQRVDKNIAKRINGLIKECLRTPFEGKGKPELLRSDYSGFWSRRITDEHRLVYKVADGCIIIAQCKYHY, encoded by the coding sequence ATGCTCTCCTGGCATCCTCATGCGTGGGAGGATTATGTCGAATGGCAACGGGTCGATAAAAACATTGCGAAACGAATCAACGGATTGATCAAGGAATGTTTGCGAACCCCGTTCGAAGGAAAGGGTAAACCGGAATTGCTGCGCTCGGACTATTCCGGTTTCTGGTCCCGCCGGATCACCGATGAGCACCGGCTGGTGTACAAGGTGGCGGATGGGTGCATTATCATCGCCCAGTGCAAGTATCATTACTAG
- a CDS encoding RagB/SusD family nutrient uptake outer membrane protein, with protein sequence MKKLLKLTTYLGMAGTALIAPSCQLDETIYSSIYTEAFYKTAADAEKGLISVYGALGSLGGGPALTLVGDFSDDQTYPRAVVGRNTLTQFTYDVNYTTQKSNSRLNESPQQIWQSCYNGIEKANWVIAKVPDANMDETRKKQIIGEAYFLRAFYHWFLSKNFGDIPVKITPSYTEAEASTAKSPKADVYKQIYADLDQALNAGLVSYPNVEKGRVAKEVVNALYAKAALYNEDWAKALEQAKVVINSGKYVLMTDVRDVYKYDQEDVARIENMWAYEADPVSPGLGHQLTGLCGPSGSAGAEYARTSYGSMFAYQAFFDSFDPADKRRTLLDTTYIDKAGKVVPQRSITPITTKGVLIKKYQDPVSTVGLIPNIPIFRLPDMYLIAAEAEARLNGATSAAYGFVNPVRKRAGLPELKTGLTKDAFIEAVLQERAWEFFAEGDRWYDLTRTGKFLTVIPKAVNDVYPTRNVTAKNRYFPIPLDEIIANTKLEQNPDWK encoded by the coding sequence ATGAAAAAGCTACTGAAATTAACCACATACCTGGGCATGGCCGGCACCGCGCTGATCGCCCCCTCGTGCCAGCTGGATGAAACGATTTATTCGTCTATCTACACGGAAGCATTCTATAAAACCGCCGCGGATGCGGAAAAAGGGCTGATCTCCGTTTACGGCGCATTGGGCAGCCTGGGCGGCGGTCCCGCGTTGACGCTCGTCGGCGATTTCAGCGACGACCAGACCTACCCGCGCGCCGTGGTGGGCCGCAACACGCTCACGCAGTTTACCTACGACGTGAACTACACCACCCAGAAAAGTAATTCCCGCCTCAACGAATCGCCGCAGCAGATTTGGCAATCGTGCTACAACGGCATCGAAAAAGCGAACTGGGTGATTGCCAAGGTGCCGGATGCCAACATGGACGAGACGCGCAAGAAGCAGATCATTGGTGAAGCGTACTTCCTGCGGGCGTTTTACCATTGGTTTTTGAGTAAAAATTTCGGGGACATCCCGGTTAAAATCACCCCAAGCTACACCGAAGCCGAAGCGTCGACAGCCAAAAGCCCCAAAGCGGACGTGTACAAACAAATTTACGCCGACCTCGATCAGGCTTTGAATGCCGGGCTCGTGTCGTACCCCAATGTGGAGAAAGGCCGCGTTGCTAAGGAAGTGGTGAATGCATTGTATGCCAAAGCTGCCCTGTATAATGAAGACTGGGCCAAAGCGCTGGAACAAGCCAAGGTGGTCATCAACTCAGGCAAATATGTGCTCATGACTGATGTGCGCGACGTTTACAAATATGACCAGGAAGATGTTGCACGCATTGAAAACATGTGGGCATACGAGGCAGACCCTGTGTCGCCGGGCCTCGGCCACCAGCTGACGGGCCTCTGCGGTCCTTCGGGAAGTGCCGGCGCGGAATATGCCCGTACCTCGTATGGCTCGATGTTCGCCTACCAGGCATTCTTCGATTCGTTCGACCCGGCCGACAAACGCCGGACTTTGCTGGACACCACCTACATCGACAAAGCCGGCAAAGTGGTTCCGCAGCGAAGCATCACGCCCATCACGACAAAGGGTGTGCTCATTAAAAAGTATCAGGACCCTGTTTCGACTGTGGGACTGATCCCGAACATCCCGATCTTCCGCCTGCCCGACATGTACCTCATCGCCGCCGAAGCGGAAGCCCGCCTGAACGGCGCCACGTCGGCCGCGTACGGTTTCGTGAATCCAGTGCGGAAGCGTGCAGGCCTTCCGGAACTAAAAACCGGCCTCACCAAGGACGCATTCATCGAGGCAGTATTGCAAGAGCGCGCCTGGGAGTTTTTCGCAGAAGGCGACCGCTGGTATGACCTTACCCGCACCGGCAAATTCCTGACCGTGATCCCGAAAGCGGTAAACGACGTGTACCCGACCCGCAACGTTACCGCCAAAAACAGGTATTTCCCCATCCCGCTGGATGAAATCATCGCCAATACGAAGCTGGAACAGAATCCTGACTGGAAATAA
- a CDS encoding sugar phosphate isomerase/epimerase family protein yields the protein MQHHDQDTSRRDWLKTVALGGAATLAAPIVQAAPAQPAPAARRIPIAISTYSYWHFQEKKYPIDKVIEDAARQGFDGVEILHRQMENETLPYMNKLKRLAFDNGLALPLLSIHQSFVQPKPEDRKKDIEHTLKCINLATQMGIPAIRMNTGSWRTVKRDANYYKDGKEPPIQGYTDQDAIKWCIESMQECLVAAEKAGVVLAIENHWGLSSNIDYLLEIYKPLASSPAMGMNVDTGNFVGDPYPQFERLAPHATIVQAKTYYGGGHYYDLDLDYKRIAGILRKVNFNGYVSLEMEGKEDPATAVPKSLQILREALS from the coding sequence ATGCAACACCACGACCAGGACACTTCTCGCCGCGACTGGCTAAAAACCGTCGCATTAGGCGGCGCGGCCACGCTTGCGGCCCCGATTGTACAGGCAGCACCGGCACAACCGGCCCCGGCAGCGCGGAGGATACCCATTGCCATCTCGACGTATTCCTACTGGCATTTTCAGGAAAAGAAGTATCCGATCGACAAAGTGATCGAGGACGCGGCGCGCCAGGGCTTCGACGGCGTAGAGATTCTGCACCGGCAAATGGAGAATGAAACCCTGCCCTACATGAACAAGCTCAAGAGGCTTGCATTCGACAATGGATTGGCACTTCCGTTACTTTCTATCCATCAGAGCTTTGTACAGCCGAAGCCGGAAGATCGCAAAAAGGACATTGAACATACTTTAAAATGTATTAATCTTGCGACCCAGATGGGCATTCCGGCGATCCGGATGAACACCGGAAGCTGGCGGACCGTGAAGCGCGACGCCAACTATTACAAGGACGGCAAAGAGCCGCCGATCCAGGGTTATACGGATCAGGATGCGATCAAATGGTGCATCGAGTCAATGCAGGAATGCCTGGTAGCTGCGGAGAAAGCGGGCGTCGTGCTAGCGATCGAAAACCACTGGGGCCTGTCGTCGAACATCGACTACCTGCTTGAAATTTACAAGCCGCTGGCATCGTCGCCGGCCATGGGCATGAATGTCGACACGGGTAACTTTGTAGGTGATCCATACCCCCAGTTCGAACGCCTGGCACCTCACGCGACGATCGTTCAGGCGAAGACCTATTACGGCGGCGGCCATTATTACGACCTCGATCTGGATTATAAACGGATCGCAGGCATTTTAAGGAAAGTGAATTTCAACGGCTACGTATCGCTGGAAATGGAAGGGAAAGAAGACCCTGCCACAGCGGTACCCAAAAGCCTTCAGATATTAAGGGAAGCACTAAGCTAA
- a CDS encoding FAD:protein FMN transferase: MNSITLHIAGVISTFLTVLPLATMAATAVDSMVSIDGEAQGTTYHIRYFDPKNRNFKHSIDSILTEFDKCLSLYRPDSELSAFNTNGQHRFRSQWFYEVLSKSKEIHEATGGAFDPTIMPLSEAYGFGNKKNTDPENANIDSLLSLIGFKQIEFNEKEVQARPGVKLDFNGIAQGYSVDILGAFLKSLGIDRFMVEIGGEVLCSGFKTGGKPWVTGIENPLKTNALAATVRLTDRAMTTAGNYHNHIIRNGITYNHIIDPRTGGPRPGGRRSGAPEQPLLLSVTVFAQDAITADGYDTAFFVMGLEATKTFLKNRKDMDVYMLYTNEEGQLMSFATDGIKDFIEEK, translated from the coding sequence TTGAATAGCATTACATTACATATTGCCGGAGTAATATCCACTTTCCTTACCGTGCTGCCATTGGCGACAATGGCGGCCACGGCTGTGGATTCCATGGTTTCGATTGATGGCGAAGCGCAGGGCACTACGTATCATATCCGCTATTTCGATCCCAAAAACAGGAATTTCAAGCATTCGATCGACTCGATATTAACTGAATTTGACAAATGCCTGTCGCTCTACCGGCCTGATTCAGAACTATCTGCATTCAACACCAATGGGCAGCATCGCTTCCGTTCGCAATGGTTTTATGAGGTTTTGAGTAAATCAAAAGAAATCCATGAAGCAACGGGCGGCGCATTTGATCCTACGATCATGCCGCTTTCGGAGGCTTATGGTTTTGGAAATAAAAAGAATACCGATCCTGAAAATGCGAACATCGATTCACTGCTGTCTCTGATTGGTTTTAAACAAATTGAATTCAATGAAAAGGAAGTTCAGGCACGGCCGGGCGTGAAACTGGATTTCAACGGCATTGCACAGGGCTATTCCGTGGATATCCTCGGCGCATTCCTGAAAAGCCTTGGTATCGACCGGTTTATGGTCGAAATCGGTGGAGAAGTGCTTTGCTCGGGCTTCAAAACTGGCGGAAAGCCTTGGGTAACCGGCATCGAAAATCCGCTTAAAACCAATGCCCTCGCCGCGACGGTCCGGCTCACCGACCGCGCCATGACCACCGCCGGCAACTACCATAACCACATTATCCGCAACGGCATCACCTACAACCACATCATCGACCCTCGGACCGGCGGCCCGCGACCCGGCGGCCGGCGATCCGGAGCGCCGGAACAGCCCCTGCTGCTGAGCGTGACGGTGTTTGCCCAGGATGCCATTACCGCCGACGGCTACGACACGGCATTTTTCGTGATGGGCCTGGAAGCTACCAAAACCTTTCTGAAAAACCGGAAAGATATGGACGTGTACATGCTTTACACCAATGAGGAAGGGCAATTAATGTCCTTCGCAACAGACGGTATCAAAGATTTTATTGAGGAAAAATGA
- a CDS encoding FAD-dependent oxidoreductase: MKKTLLAVCMILSLLPAMAQNHVFVETESFEDKGGWVIDQQSFVVMHSSYLMAHGMGRPVKDATTTVKLPKTGKYRMWVRTKDWAPFPKGPGKFQVVIDGKSTGQTFGESGSDAWKWYDGGVIETKSADMKLALKDLTGFNGRCDALLFTDDLKFTPPNELEPLTAFRRKLLNLTDKPQDAGRYDLVVVGGGIAGTCAAISAARMGLTVALIQDRPVLGGNNSSEVRVHLMGDVDKNHYPKLGRIVREMDNGDPGNGNPDAKEYGDARKIAIVKAEKNISLFLNTHVFKVEKENDIITAVVGRDIATNQERRFSGSFFSDCTGDGTVGFLSGAEFRMGRESKAETGESLAAEKSDDFTLGTSNLWASLDRDTVSSFPETPWAMQFSDEYHIDEPKSDWQWETGFGNFNTITQAEQIRDHNLRAIYGNWSYLKKNKAAKYGKKELAWVAYIGGKRESRRIIGDYVLNQMDIQEGKFYPDGSVTATWTIDLHFPDAKNSKYFEGQEFFAGTKHIKVAPYTIPYRCLYSKNIQNLFMAGRNISTTHVAFGSTRVMRTCGMMGEVVGFASYIANKYKTSPRGVYKDHLPELTGILKGETLAPQP; encoded by the coding sequence ATGAAGAAAACGCTCCTGGCAGTATGCATGATCCTGTCGCTGTTGCCCGCGATGGCGCAAAACCATGTGTTTGTGGAAACCGAATCCTTCGAAGACAAAGGCGGCTGGGTGATTGACCAGCAGTCGTTTGTCGTGATGCACTCCTCCTACCTGATGGCCCACGGAATGGGCCGGCCGGTGAAAGACGCGACTACCACGGTAAAACTGCCTAAAACCGGAAAGTATCGCATGTGGGTGCGTACCAAAGACTGGGCACCATTCCCGAAAGGCCCCGGCAAGTTCCAGGTCGTGATCGACGGCAAATCCACCGGACAGACGTTCGGTGAAAGTGGCTCGGATGCCTGGAAATGGTACGACGGCGGCGTGATCGAAACGAAAAGTGCGGATATGAAACTGGCATTAAAAGACCTCACGGGCTTCAATGGCCGCTGCGACGCACTGCTATTCACCGACGACCTGAAATTTACCCCTCCCAATGAGCTGGAACCGCTCACCGCATTTCGCAGAAAGCTCCTCAACCTGACCGACAAGCCACAAGACGCAGGCCGCTACGACCTCGTGGTGGTAGGCGGCGGCATTGCCGGGACCTGCGCGGCCATTTCGGCAGCGCGCATGGGCCTCACCGTAGCCCTGATCCAGGACCGCCCCGTGCTCGGTGGAAATAACAGTTCCGAAGTGCGCGTGCATTTGATGGGCGACGTCGACAAAAACCATTACCCCAAACTCGGACGCATTGTGCGCGAAATGGACAACGGCGATCCCGGCAATGGTAACCCCGATGCCAAAGAATACGGCGATGCGCGCAAAATCGCGATTGTTAAAGCCGAAAAGAACATTTCGCTATTCCTGAACACCCACGTTTTTAAAGTAGAAAAAGAGAACGACATTATCACCGCGGTGGTCGGCCGGGACATTGCTACCAACCAGGAGCGCCGCTTTTCCGGCTCGTTCTTCTCAGACTGCACGGGCGACGGCACGGTGGGCTTCCTCTCCGGCGCCGAATTCCGCATGGGCCGCGAAAGCAAGGCTGAAACGGGCGAGTCGCTGGCGGCGGAAAAGTCCGACGATTTCACATTGGGAACTTCCAATTTGTGGGCTTCGCTCGATCGCGACACTGTTTCGTCCTTCCCTGAAACGCCCTGGGCCATGCAGTTCTCCGACGAATACCACATCGACGAGCCCAAATCCGACTGGCAATGGGAAACCGGTTTTGGGAATTTCAACACCATTACCCAGGCCGAACAGATCCGCGACCATAACCTGCGCGCCATTTACGGTAACTGGTCTTATCTGAAGAAAAACAAAGCGGCCAAATACGGCAAAAAGGAACTCGCCTGGGTGGCTTACATCGGCGGCAAGCGCGAGTCGCGCCGCATTATCGGGGATTATGTTCTGAACCAAATGGATATCCAGGAAGGCAAGTTTTACCCCGACGGCTCGGTGACCGCCACCTGGACCATCGACCTGCATTTCCCGGATGCCAAAAACAGCAAGTATTTCGAAGGGCAGGAGTTTTTCGCGGGCACCAAGCACATCAAAGTAGCGCCCTACACGATCCCCTACCGTTGTTTGTATTCCAAAAACATCCAAAACCTGTTTATGGCCGGCCGAAACATCAGCACTACGCACGTGGCATTCGGAAGCACGCGGGTGATGCGGACTTGCGGGATGATGGGCGAGGTGGTAGGCTTTGCGTCCTACATCGCTAACAAATACAAAACCAGCCCGCGCGGCGTGTACAAAGACCATTTGCCCGAACTCACCGGAATTTTGAAAGGCGAAACCCTCGCTCCGCAGCCCTGA